A single region of the Cynocephalus volans isolate mCynVol1 chromosome 12, mCynVol1.pri, whole genome shotgun sequence genome encodes:
- the MFSD5 gene encoding molybdate-anion transporter: MLVTAYLAFVVLLASCLGLELSRCRAKPPGRACSNPSFLRFQLDFYHVYFLALAADWLQAPYLYKLYQHYHFLEGQIAILYVCGLAATVLFGLVASSLVDRLGRKKSCVLFSLTYSLCCLTKLSRDYFVLLVGRALGGLSTALLFSAFEAWYIHEHMERHDFPAEWIPATFARAAFWNHVLAVMAGVATEAVASWMGLGPVAPFVAAIPLLALAGALALRNWGENYDRQRAFSRTCAGGLRCLLSDRRVLLLGTIQALFESVVFIFVFLWTPVLDPHGAPLGIVFSSFMAASLLGSSLYRIATSKRYHLQPMHLLSLAVLIVVFSLFMLTFSTSPGQESPVESFIAFLLIELACGLYFPSMSFLRRKVIPETEQAGVLNWFRVPLHLLACLGLLVLHDSDRKTGTRNMFSICSAVMVMALLAVVGLFTVVRHDAELRVPSATGEPCVPEL; this comes from the coding sequence ATGCTGGTGACTGCCTACCTTGCTTTTGTCGTCCTCCTGGCCTCCTGCCTGGGGTTGGAGCTGTCAAGATGCCGGGCAAAACCCCCTGGAAGGGCCTGCAGCAATCCCTCCTTCCTTCGGTTTCAACTGGATTTCTATCACGTCTACTTCCTGGCCCTGGCAGCTGACTGGCTCCAGGCCCCCTACCTCTATAAACTCTATCAGCATTACCACTTCCTGGAAGGTCAAATTGCCATCCTCTATGTCTGTGGCCTTGCCGCCACAGTTCTCTTTGGCCTAGTGGCCTCCTCCCTCGTGGATCGGCTAGGTCGCAAGAAGTCTTGTGTCCTCTTCTCCCTCACTTACTCTCTCTGCTGCTTAACCAAACTCTCTCGGGACTACTTTGTGCTGCTGGTGGGCCGAGCCCTTGGTGGGCTGTCCACAGCCCTGCTCTTCTCAGCTTTCGAGGCCTGGTACATCCATGAGCACATGGAGCGGCATGACTTCCCTGCTGAGTGGATCCCAGCTACCTTTGCCCGAGCTGCCTTCTGGAACCATGTGCTGGCTGTAATGGCAGGTGTGGCAACTGAGGCTGTGGCTAGCTGGATGGGGCTGGGGCCTGTAGCACCCTTTGTGGCTGCCATCCCTCTCCTGGCTCTGGCTGGGGCCTTGGCCCTTCGCAACTGGGGAGAGAACTATGACCGACAGCGTGCCTTCTCAAGGACCTGTGCTGGAGGCCTGCGCTGCCTCCTGTCAGACCGCCGTGTGTTGCTGCTGGGCACCATACAAGCACTGTTTGAGAGTGTTGTCTTCATCTTTGTCTTCCTCTGGACGCCCGTGCTGGACCCACATGGGGCCCCGCTGGGCATTGTCTTCTCCAGCTTCATGGCAGCCAGCCTACTTGGCTCTTCCCTGTACCGCATCGCCACCTCCAAGAGGTACCACCTTCAGCCCATGCACCTGCTCTCCCTTGCTGTCCTCATCgttgtcttctctctcttcatGTTGACTTTCTCCACCAGCCCAGGCCAGGAGAGTCCAGTAGAATCCTTCATAGCCTTTCTACTTATTGAGTTGGCCTGTGGGCTATACTTTCCCAGCATGAGCTTCCTGAGGAGAAAAGTGATCCCTGAGACAGAACAGGCTGGTGTACTCAACTGGTTCCGGGTACCCCTGCACTTACTGGCCTGCCTAGGGCTCCTTGTCCTCCATGACAGTGATCGAAAAACAGGCACTCGGAACATGTTCAGCATCTGCTCTGCTGTCATGGTAATGGCTCTGCTGGCAGTGGTGGGACTCTTCACCGTAGTAAGGCATGATGCTGAGCTGCGGGTGCCCTCAGCTACTGGGGAGCCCTGTGTCCCTGAGCTCTAA
- the LOC134360459 gene encoding uncharacterized LOC122455340 homolog, protein MDFSLGLRLGPRNKKAAHQEPPTPSGHGPPGAPPCLPCPPSACACPCPGCPPPTCSCTVCPSYTAACPSCPSLPGPPCTCSCPPCPACPPLTCPQTSCVPCSGPSMTCCHPSSCPIYPCSRGRAACSSSRFGCSDSCSYGRGAAWGPPGSVGCCRCHFRRQRTSQWRCLIV, encoded by the coding sequence ATGGACTTCTCTCTGGGCCTACGCTTGGGGCCTCGGAACAAGAAAGCTGCCCACCAAGAGCCCCCTACACCCTCTGGGCATGGCCCACCAGGTGCCCCTCCTTGTCTGCCCTGTCCGCCTTCTGCCTGcgcctgcccctgccctggctgTCCCCCTCCCACCTGTTCCTGCACTGTCTGTCCCTCTTACACAGCTGCCTGCCCTTCCTGTCCCAGCCTCCCTGGCCCACCTTGCACCTGCTCttgccctccctgccctgcttGTCCTCCCTTGACTTGTCCCCAAACCTCCTGTGTCCCATGCTCCGGTCCATCCATGACCTGCTGCCATCCCTCATCTTGCCCCATTTACCCTTGCTCCAGGGGCCGAGCTGCCTGTTCGAGCTCCCGCTTTGGCTGTAGTGATAGCTGCAGCTATGGCCGAGGGGCTGCCTGGGGGCCTCCAGGCTCCGTTGGCTGTTGCAGGTGCCACTTCAGGAGACAACGCACTTCTCAGTGGCGCTGTCTGATAGTCTAG